GCTAGCAATAAATTTTTCCCCAAAATTAAAACAACGACTAAGTGAAGCCGTTGTTTTTGATTTGCTTAAGCTACCTGTGGCCTAATGATTCTAAATGCTTTTATATGGCCATATGAGCTCATTAAACCGAGCAGGATGCAGGCTATAAGCAAGGGGTTGGAAAGATGAAACAGCGTTAAATTGTGTGGCAAAAAGCTATACTTTTCATGAATCCATAATGATGAATTCGGGTCAAAAAAGTAATAGGCCACTAACACAGATACTTGCGTTACCATTTTGGCTTTGCCCCAATTATTGGCGCCTATTTTTTCCACGGCAATTCTTTGGCATAGCCAATGATTGTCTGGTAAAACCACCTTGATTAGGAATTTTACCGTAGCAATGAAAAAAAGCATTAGGTCAATAATTATAATGGGTAAAATCAAGCTAAAATAATAACTTGATTTTATATAGAAATTAAAGCCCAAAAAGGTAGCAAAATTTACTGCTTTGTCTGC
Above is a window of Patescibacteria group bacterium DNA encoding:
- a CDS encoding CDP-alcohol phosphatidyltransferase family protein, whose product is MEAIYFPRLKRHDYLFLPLIKKLPQAITPNVVTCSRLVLILPLILLMYGQIFKPAGCVYIFAALLDALDGSIARYRNQETKLGAFLDPLADKAVNFATFLGFNFYIKSSYYFSLILPIIIIDLMLFFIATVKFLIKVVLPDNHWLCQRIAVEKIGANNWGKAKMVTQVSVLVAYYFFDPNSSLWIHEKYSFLPHNLTLFHLSNPLLIACILLGLMSSYGHIKAFRIIRPQVA